The following proteins are co-located in the Dyadobacter chenwenxiniae genome:
- a CDS encoding DUF421 domain-containing protein produces MKKEEIIPGDWERILFGQAPPIFLVEVLIRTFIIYLFLVVIVRLMGKRMGGQLTISELAVMVTLGAIVSPGMQMPQTGLLLGIMVLVCALIFQRGLTLGEFKSATFEDISQGTFSILVKDGIMQLDEMAKTKVSRQQLFAALRGKGIFNLGEIDRVYLEACGIFTICKKKRPAPGLILFPPDDPEINCFSQEISEGQKVCLHCGKALPGEDAEGQCPVCDSSNWEVASVSVPTESNQIASQS; encoded by the coding sequence ATGAAAAAAGAAGAAATTATACCCGGCGATTGGGAACGTATCCTCTTTGGACAAGCGCCACCCATATTTTTGGTAGAAGTGCTGATCCGCACATTCATCATTTACCTTTTCCTTGTGGTTATCGTAAGGCTGATGGGCAAACGAATGGGCGGGCAGCTAACCATTTCCGAGCTCGCAGTGATGGTCACGCTCGGTGCAATTGTATCACCAGGAATGCAGATGCCGCAAACGGGGTTGCTGCTAGGCATTATGGTCCTTGTCTGCGCACTTATTTTCCAGCGCGGCCTCACGCTGGGTGAATTCAAAAGTGCGACGTTCGAGGACATCAGCCAGGGGACATTCAGTATACTGGTGAAAGATGGCATCATGCAGCTGGACGAAATGGCGAAGACGAAAGTTTCGAGACAACAATTGTTTGCAGCCCTACGTGGGAAGGGAATATTTAACCTGGGAGAAATAGACAGAGTGTATCTTGAGGCCTGCGGTATTTTTACGATATGTAAGAAAAAACGCCCCGCACCCGGCCTTATCCTCTTTCCACCGGATGATCCGGAAATCAATTGTTTTTCCCAAGAGATCAGTGAGGGCCAGAAGGTATGCCTGCACTGCGGAAAAGCACTTCCCGGGGAAGATGCGGAAGGCCAGTGCCCAGTTTGTGACTCGTCGAATTGGGAAGTGGCGAGTGTATCTGTTCCAACTGAATCCAATCAAATAGCCAGTCAATCATGA
- a CDS encoding DUF421 domain-containing protein, whose product MKPEDIRINDWQRIFVGDVPGAFYWEVILRVAVIYAILMISMRLMGKRMASQLSRNEMIAMVSLAAAIGIPLLSPDRGILPAFVIAIVVILIQQVTAWMATRNQKLESLTQGNISVLVHDHHLNLKDMRLTGITRERVFSQLRSNDILHLGEVKRLYFEAGGSFTIIRETEIVPGLGVLPDKDVEFQDQSYQREPIQVCDICGFPPADDSTDQPCGNCGSRHWAQAVSLK is encoded by the coding sequence ATGAAACCCGAGGATATTCGCATAAATGACTGGCAACGCATTTTTGTCGGCGATGTGCCGGGTGCATTTTACTGGGAAGTTATTTTAAGAGTAGCAGTGATTTACGCCATTCTGATGATCTCAATGAGGCTGATGGGCAAACGGATGGCGTCTCAGCTCAGTCGGAACGAAATGATCGCGATGGTTTCTCTGGCAGCCGCCATTGGTATTCCGTTGCTATCGCCTGACCGCGGCATCCTTCCGGCGTTCGTAATCGCAATTGTAGTGATTTTGATCCAGCAAGTAACTGCGTGGATGGCAACCCGAAACCAGAAACTTGAATCGCTTACCCAGGGCAACATTTCGGTTCTGGTACATGATCACCATTTGAACCTGAAAGATATGAGGTTAACAGGCATTACCAGGGAGCGCGTGTTTTCTCAGCTTCGCAGCAATGACATTTTGCATTTGGGAGAAGTGAAGCGTTTGTATTTTGAAGCAGGAGGCAGTTTTACAATAATACGCGAGACGGAGATAGTTCCCGGTCTGGGCGTGCTCCCGGACAAGGACGTTGAATTTCAAGACCAGTCCTATCAGCGTGAACCTATCCAGGTTTGCGACATATGCGGCTTCCCGCCAGCAGACGACTCCACAGACCAGCCTTGTGGCAACTGCGGCAGCCGACACTGGGCACAGGCGGTATCGCTGAAATAG
- a CDS encoding manganese catalase family protein, translating into MFYHVKELQFNARVSKPDPKFARLLLEQFGGSNGELKAAMQYFVQAFTAKNPYPDKYDLLMDIATEEFSHLEIVGATIQMLLGGVNGELKNASEESEIMKLLDGTAAKEDFIHEAIVNPHFGVLTGGGPALTDSNGIPWTAAYVTANGDLTVDLRSNIAAESRAKIVYEYLMKFTDDPSVKETLRFLMTREIAHYQMFEAALATIQPNFPPGILQGDPRYSNLYYNMSSGMDARGPWNEGSSTQLGETWQYVDDPLQQVLDTNGLTTLTPTGTDRTEKSVKALNEELSKLRSEEIMSATAEIDAQWSTYDKSGGFINEL; encoded by the coding sequence ATGTTTTATCACGTAAAAGAATTACAGTTTAACGCCAGGGTTTCCAAACCCGATCCGAAGTTTGCAAGACTCCTGCTCGAACAATTCGGCGGCAGCAATGGCGAACTTAAAGCAGCAATGCAGTATTTTGTTCAGGCATTCACTGCAAAGAATCCGTATCCCGACAAGTACGATTTGCTCATGGACATTGCTACGGAGGAATTCAGTCACCTGGAAATTGTGGGTGCTACCATTCAAATGTTGCTGGGTGGTGTTAATGGGGAATTGAAGAATGCCTCGGAGGAATCCGAGATCATGAAATTGTTGGACGGAACAGCCGCAAAGGAGGATTTCATCCATGAAGCCATTGTGAACCCTCATTTTGGGGTCCTTACGGGTGGAGGCCCTGCATTAACAGATAGTAACGGTATCCCCTGGACCGCTGCTTATGTGACTGCAAACGGTGACCTGACCGTTGATCTTCGCTCCAACATCGCTGCGGAATCGAGAGCGAAAATTGTTTACGAATATCTGATGAAATTTACGGATGATCCTTCGGTAAAAGAAACGCTGCGGTTCTTAATGACCCGGGAAATTGCACATTACCAGATGTTTGAGGCTGCATTGGCAACTATTCAGCCCAATTTCCCTCCGGGCATCCTGCAAGGCGATCCGCGTTACAGTAATCTCTATTATAACATGTCCAGTGGAATGGACGCGCGCGGGCCATGGAACGAGGGAAGCAGTACACAGCTGGGCGAAACATGGCAGTATGTTGATGATCCCTTGCAACAAGTGCTTGATACCAATGGGCTTACGACCCTGACGCCAACCGGAACAGACCGTACGGAAAAATCGGTAAAAGCGCTTAACGAAGAGCTGAGCAAATTGCGTAGCGAGGAAATCATGAGTGCTACTGCTGAAATTGATGCGCAATGGAGCACTTACGACAAGTCGGGCGGCTTTATTAACGAATTATAA
- a CDS encoding SRPBCC family protein, whose product MGTLAQKITVETTINAPVATVWEQFNAPEDITKWCFASDDWHAPFAENDVRTGGKFRTTMAAKDGSFSFDFGGVYSNVVPESLIEYDMEDGRTVQVTFMDNGDSTTVTEIFDAEQTNPAEMQKSGWQAILDNFKKHVEGN is encoded by the coding sequence ATGGGAACCTTAGCACAAAAAATCACCGTTGAAACGACCATTAACGCGCCGGTTGCAACAGTTTGGGAACAATTTAATGCACCTGAGGACATCACAAAATGGTGTTTTGCCTCAGACGACTGGCATGCACCCTTTGCAGAAAATGATGTGCGCACCGGCGGGAAGTTCAGAACCACTATGGCTGCAAAAGATGGCAGTTTCAGTTTTGATTTCGGAGGGGTTTATTCCAATGTCGTTCCGGAAAGTCTGATCGAATACGACATGGAGGACGGCAGAACTGTGCAGGTGACTTTTATGGACAATGGTGACAGCACGACGGTGACTGAGATTTTCGATGCTGAGCAAACCAACCCGGCCGAAATGCAGAAATCCGGCTGGCAGGCCATCCTCGACAATTTTAAGAAACATGTAGAGGGGAACTAA
- a CDS encoding DsbA family protein: protein MDLSNHQADRVKIVFYTDPLCCWSWALQPHWQRFIEAYKHQITYSYCLGGMIPDWTKYNDPFNSVSRPAQMGPIWMEAQHKTGAKINDMIWSQEEPPTSSYPACIAVKTAGLQSFEASEYYMQAVWKAVMVDALNISKKDVLLEAARGSSLLYPDVVDYERFLNDYDNAQSREAFRSDLRQVAYNRIGRFPTLTFTKSGKGLIMTGFRPYEALVDAFNQLLVVSQDQSVLP from the coding sequence TTGGACTTATCAAACCACCAGGCGGATCGGGTAAAAATCGTTTTTTATACCGATCCGCTCTGTTGCTGGAGCTGGGCACTTCAACCCCACTGGCAACGTTTTATTGAAGCATACAAACACCAGATTACCTACTCTTATTGCCTGGGTGGGATGATCCCGGACTGGACCAAATATAATGATCCGTTCAATTCGGTTAGCAGACCAGCCCAGATGGGCCCGATTTGGATGGAAGCACAGCACAAGACCGGCGCGAAGATAAACGACATGATATGGAGCCAGGAAGAGCCACCCACCTCTTCATATCCTGCCTGTATTGCTGTCAAAACTGCGGGCTTACAGAGTTTTGAAGCATCAGAATATTACATGCAGGCTGTATGGAAGGCGGTTATGGTGGATGCACTGAATATCTCCAAAAAAGATGTCTTGCTGGAAGCGGCCCGCGGTTCAAGCCTGTTATATCCCGATGTAGTAGATTATGAGCGCTTTCTGAATGATTATGACAACGCTCAAAGCCGTGAAGCGTTCCGTAGCGATCTGCGGCAGGTTGCCTACAACCGCATCGGCCGTTTTCCTACATTAACCTTTACAAAATCAGGAAAAGGGTTAATTATGACCGGCTTCAGACCCTATGAAGCACTGGTGGACGCTTTCAACCAATTGCTTGTGGTTTCGCAGGATCAATCTGTTCTCCCTTGA
- a CDS encoding family 43 glycosylhydrolase: MRKLSISLLLLLTFVQLSIAQRAVVRGDFADPSVIKVGDTYYTTATSSNWAPAFPIMKSKDLINWEQTGSIFPDLTAWADFYYWAPELTYDNGKVYVYYTAHKKGGNLCVGVASADSPEGPFRDHGPLVCQEVGSIDGFPVRDENNKLHLIWKEDGNSVGKPTPIWIQPINEERTALTGEKRELFRNDTPWEANLVEGVSVIKNNGYFYAIYAAAGCCGPGCTYATGVARAKKLMGPWEKFSGNPILSGQGDWMCPGHGTAVVHQGKNYLMYHAYDRASNKYTGRQALIRRFEFTPDNWISFTDDYLSPADKNTAYKVTDDFDKNKLGLQWSWSVFNKPALELKNGRVGLHMKDDREVFVARRIDSRNYEATVETIPVKDALAGVALIGDDKNLIYAAAKQDSIHVTLVKDGARSSLGAFPVAAGGKHLFIKLTVKNNTDIRFHYSLNGSDFTRLETLSADITYMPPWDRALRVGILGKGVQGDAVVVEKFVFESK, encoded by the coding sequence GGGCAGTGGTACGCGGGGATTTTGCTGATCCATCGGTCATTAAGGTAGGGGATACTTATTATACAACGGCGACGAGCTCCAACTGGGCACCCGCATTCCCTATTATGAAATCAAAAGACCTGATTAACTGGGAGCAGACGGGCTCCATATTCCCTGATCTCACTGCCTGGGCCGACTTCTACTATTGGGCCCCTGAATTGACTTACGACAATGGCAAAGTGTATGTTTATTACACCGCCCATAAAAAAGGAGGCAACCTTTGCGTTGGGGTGGCCAGTGCCGATTCGCCGGAAGGTCCGTTCAGGGATCACGGCCCGCTGGTCTGCCAGGAAGTAGGATCTATTGACGGGTTCCCGGTTCGTGACGAAAATAACAAGCTGCACCTGATCTGGAAAGAAGACGGCAATAGCGTGGGAAAACCAACACCCATCTGGATTCAGCCGATCAATGAAGAGAGAACCGCGCTGACAGGCGAAAAACGGGAGCTTTTCCGTAATGATACGCCATGGGAAGCCAATCTGGTGGAAGGTGTTTCCGTCATAAAAAACAATGGCTACTTCTACGCGATTTACGCGGCAGCAGGCTGTTGCGGTCCCGGTTGTACCTATGCAACCGGTGTTGCCAGGGCCAAAAAATTAATGGGTCCCTGGGAAAAATTCTCCGGAAACCCTATCCTTAGCGGGCAAGGTGACTGGATGTGCCCGGGACATGGAACGGCCGTTGTGCACCAGGGGAAAAATTACCTCATGTACCATGCCTACGACCGCGCATCCAACAAGTATACCGGCAGGCAAGCGCTCATCCGCAGATTTGAATTCACTCCCGACAACTGGATCAGTTTTACAGACGACTACCTGTCGCCCGCAGACAAAAATACAGCCTATAAGGTTACCGACGATTTTGACAAAAACAAACTGGGACTGCAGTGGAGCTGGTCCGTTTTCAACAAACCCGCATTGGAGTTAAAAAATGGCCGCGTGGGACTACACATGAAGGATGATCGGGAAGTGTTTGTGGCCAGGAGGATAGATAGCCGGAATTATGAGGCCACAGTAGAAACGATCCCTGTAAAAGATGCGCTGGCCGGTGTAGCGTTAATTGGTGACGACAAGAACCTGATCTACGCAGCGGCGAAACAGGACAGCATTCATGTTACACTCGTTAAAGATGGTGCAAGAAGCAGTCTCGGAGCTTTTCCTGTGGCTGCCGGGGGCAAACATTTATTTATAAAACTGACCGTGAAAAACAACACGGATATCCGTTTCCATTATAGCCTCAACGGATCAGATTTTACACGCTTGGAGACACTGAGTGCAGACATTACTTATATGCCTCCCTGGGATCGGGCGCTGCGTGTAGGAATTTTAGGCAAAGGCGTGCAGGGGGATGCGGTAGTCGTGGAGAAATTTGTTTTTGAAAGTAAGTAA
- a CDS encoding DUF6766 family protein, whose protein sequence is MGSLSKSHSFFYRNGLGLVAFSLFVVALIAQTFTGWHQHNAELQQDGAVAIGLLSYLGSGHFISATFENFESEFLQMALYVVLTVGLRQKGSAESKSLDEPEEVDREPVAGPDAPWPVRKGGLILKLYQYSLFIAFAILFLVSWGLHLYGSWTEHNEQNVLNGEAKDTVANYLTQANFWFETFQNWQSEFLSIASIVLLTIFLRQKGSPESKPVDAPHSQTGK, encoded by the coding sequence ATGGGCTCTTTATCAAAATCTCATTCTTTTTTTTATAGAAACGGCTTGGGGCTGGTTGCCTTCAGTTTATTTGTTGTGGCACTCATTGCACAAACATTCACAGGCTGGCACCAGCACAATGCAGAACTACAGCAGGATGGAGCCGTGGCGATCGGCCTGCTCAGCTATTTGGGTAGCGGGCATTTTATTTCTGCAACTTTTGAAAATTTCGAGAGCGAATTCCTGCAAATGGCTTTATATGTGGTGTTAACAGTGGGGCTTCGTCAGAAAGGTTCGGCGGAATCCAAATCCCTGGATGAGCCGGAAGAAGTGGACCGTGAGCCGGTAGCGGGTCCCGACGCCCCGTGGCCCGTCAGGAAAGGTGGCCTTATATTGAAACTGTATCAATATTCGCTTTTTATTGCCTTTGCTATCTTGTTCCTGGTTAGCTGGGGGCTGCATCTTTACGGAAGCTGGACAGAGCACAATGAACAAAATGTCCTGAATGGCGAGGCGAAGGACACCGTTGCGAACTACTTAACACAAGCTAATTTTTGGTTTGAAACCTTTCAAAACTGGCAAAGCGAATTTCTTTCAATTGCGAGCATTGTTTTACTCACCATTTTTTTAAGACAGAAGGGTTCGCCCGAGTCCAAGCCCGTTGATGCTCCTCATTCCCAAACAGGAAAGTAA